From the genome of Medicago truncatula cultivar Jemalong A17 chromosome 2, MtrunA17r5.0-ANR, whole genome shotgun sequence:
CAGGTCTTGACATGCTCCTGAAGGCCCAGCACATGTATATCTACTCTCATTTTCAATTTCTACTTGATATTTCTACACTAACATCTCATTTCATTCAATGATCTGATATTATGTCTACTTCTTGCAGTGACTTGGGGAACAATAAACTCTTAGGTCCAATACCAACAAAACTTTTTAACTCTAGCATGCATCTAAAACATGTGTAAGTTTCATAAATCTAGTACTATTTATTTTCTGAAGTTGCAAAATCATATAAAGGCATGTAAAGTTAAGAGGCCTGTTCTCATCTCACCAAAGTCAAAAAGACCAAGTTTTCTAAAAACATCTAAGCTTACTCATAAAGTGACTTATATCAGGTTGAAAACTTTTTCATTAGCATTTATCAAAATGAAATGTTAGAAGAATCTTATTATTACCATAAGCTTTCTAAACATTAGTTATTTGTTTAAGTTGAAATTAGCTTCTGTATTTCAGTTTTTTCAAAacattatatttaaatttttcttaaacaCCTATAAACCTATAAGGACTGTTTCATAAATGAACTACCattaacttatttaataaaCTTCCCTTTAATCCTCCCATATATTATTTTTGGCAGGCTTTTCGACCACAATCAATTAACAGGCGGTATTCCTAGCACCCTTAGCCTTGTGAGCACCGTGGAAGTGGTGTAAGTATATTGTGGCCAGTGGCAAAGTCATTTCTCTTACACATACAATTTAAGTTATCTCTGAGTTTCAATGGCTGATTGAATATTCATCACTAACTGACTTGTAAAAAAATCCAAGAAACATGACTTGTTAAGCTTCATATTTATCACTAACTGTATTCCTAAAGAGTCAATTTTGCTGAAAGTAAGCAGTGAATATGATTTTTCAGCTATTTATCTCACAATGAACTGGAAGGCTCTCTGCCGGATCTTACTGGACTGAATAGTCTCACGGTCGTGTAAGTAGTACGATAGGGACATTCTGTTATACTCTATTTATTACATTGAAATTTTAAGATATCAAATACAATCATATAATCTagaagaaataattaatttcatGCAACAACTATATGTAAAACCTAGGCATATAATTCATGCATTATACAAGGATTTTAATTTGcatatttttatgagaaattatCTGCAGGGATCTGAGCGACAATTACTTCAATTCTTCTATTATTCCTTCATGGGTTTCTTCTCCTAGTCTGCCAGATCTGACAACAGTGTATGTTGCTCCATCCTTCTCACATTAGACCTGTTTCTAGTAATGTACTATGAACACTCTTTTTTAAGACaccttcatttttattaaataaagtcCATGCAAATCCTATTAAGAGAGTATTTGGAAAACTTAATTAGAgcttatttgaatttatcttaGCATTTAAGCAGTTAAGTGGTTTCAGATTTtgaacttattttcataaacatcAGCTTATGCATAAAGATAAGCTCTCATTATATACCTCCTCATTAAATAATCTTAAACAAGAAGAAATACCGGATAATTTTTATAAGACATGAATAAATGATGGTTATGAATATGATGTGAATTTACTGAAATGTGCTAACAGAATACTGAAGGACAACAAGCTTAGTGGCACATTAAATCTCAGCAGTGGCTACCGAAGTAGTCTGCAACTCATTGATTTGCAGAATAATGGTATTACCGACCTCGTGATGGGAAACCAAAAGTTGAATTTTGACTTGAGGTAAGCTTCATTATATATGATATCATTTATTTCTACAGGTATTTGCATGGACTCAAACGACTGGAAACTAGATTTTCTTCTAAGAAAGTTATCTAATGATTTTGCAGACTGGCTCAAAACAGAATTTGTCTTGAAAATGGAGTTTCTGAAGAGAGTTATTGCAAAGTTCCACAAACCATTCCCCCATATTCAACACCATCAAATGGTTGCTCACCTCCTTCATGCAGTAACGATCAGATTGCAAGCCCAAACTGTAAATGTGCATTTCCCTATAGTGGAAATCTATCATCCAGAGCTTTTAGTTTCTCAAACTATAGTAACACAAGTTACTACAAGGAAATCGAGCAGACTCTGATAGATGCTTTTCAGAAGCAAAACATTCCGGTGGATTCAGTTTCTCTTAGTAACCCTATCAACGTTTCATCTACCGATAATTTTCAGTTGACTCTTAATGTCTTCCCATCTCAGACCGATCGTTTCAATACAACCGGGGTTTCAACTGCTGCTTTTGTGCTTAGTAACCAACTTTACAAGCCTCCAGAATTTTTCTCCCCTTACGTTTTCATTGGTTTTACCTATGGTTATTATTGAGGTGATTTTTAGTGTTTCATTGTGAACTACAAATGCTTAATTATTTGTTTGTGctatcttctttctcttctctgactctgtcatttttatgtcatttagGAGAACCTAAAGATCAAAGTCATAATATAACGGGGACAATTTTGTATAACTAATTAGTGTTGTGTCCATGTTAAAAACACTTGAGTTGTTAATTCGTGTTTCGTAACCTCAAGATACATAGTTCAAATTCACAATAATAAAATGATCGTTAGTCTCGCATTAATaaatagtaataaaaattcCACCTTTGCAATTATTTCTACCAAAGTATCGTTAAAAAAGCCCTTTGATCATATATTCACCTCACATCTCCAACTACTTTATTCTCATTTAGACACTCTATAATTAAAACGCAAACTACAAGTAAAACCTAACATTTAGGACCGTCCTTGCATTGGTTAGATTATATTAACACCAAAAGAATGTGTGTACACTTACTGATCTGATTTAATGGCGATGCATTTTGTGCTTTTGGACCTAGCCATGTTActtttctttgataaaaaattatgttgctTGACGAAATGAGGATATATACGAGACCACAAATATACAGTTACGAAGCAGGTAGACCACAATACAAGTTACAAGAGAGCCACTACTCCATCCGAATTCCTTATGCTGATATTTGTATACCAGATAacttattttctcaattttcttgTTATCCTTTTGTTATTACAGTGAAATCTTAACTGCCAATTTTCTATAGTTGAGTTTTGATATGAGAAAGGACGAAACCACTTCTtgaagtgtggagggaaaaatgcAAGGGatataaaatccataaatttCATGACTTTATTGGGTTCATGAAATTAATCATGCAATTCATACCATTTGAACTTTTAACTTAGCAAGTGTATCACATTCTTGTGGTCTTAGACTGTTTGCAAAGCCgtgattaatttttatcaacCATGGTTGCCAATATCTTTCATGTTGCAATGTATCCATGGTTTATTAGGACATCTTACCACATACCTTCATATATCCAACAAACTTGCTGAGCGTGGCCACATGATTTCATTTCTTATGCAAAGAAATACTATATCCAAATTGGAGCATTTCAATCTCCACCCAGATCTCATATCATTCATTCCAATCACCATACCACACATCGATGGCCTCCCCCTTGGCTCTGAAACAACTGCAGACCTTCCTTTCTCATGACTGCAATGGACCTCACTGAGCCTATCATTGAAGATACTCTAAGAAAACTTAGACCCCATATGGTCTTCTTTGATTTCACATATTGGTTACCTGCATTAGCATGCCAGTTAGGCATTAAGGCTTTGCATTACTGCACAATTAGCCCTGCCATCTGATAAGccccggaaaaaaaaaatcaatgagaaGTCATTGACAGAAGATGATCAGATTTACCCTCCACCAAGTTTTCCACCATCAGCGATCAGGCTACAACCTCATGAAGCAAGAGGGTTATCCCCTGCCACTTTGAAGGGTTAAGGCAAAGTCATTTCATTTGTCAATTGATATCTTTCACcggctgtgatgctattttttttctaaacatgcCGAGAAATGGAAGGCCCTTTACTATGATTATCTTGAAAGGCATATGAGAAAGCAGGTGTTTTTGGCAGGACCAGTTTTGCCAGATCCACCAACCTCTATTTAGAAGAAAAATGGGTGACTTGGCCAAGAGGTTTCAAACTCAAAACAGTGATTTTCTGTGCCTATGGAAGTCAATGCATTTTAAAGAGTAATCAATTTAAGGAACTGTTATTGGGTTTTGAACTTACAGGAATGCCTTTCCTAGCTGCCTTGAAACCACCTAAATGGAGGAAGTTCTTGCTCAGTCATGGGCTAGAAAACTCATGTGGATGATTTAGTGCATAAGCTGGACAGTCTGCTCAAATCTTGATTCATAAAGTATTACGTATGATGAGAGAACGCATATTGATGTTATCACATGAATGAATGTGACATTTTACGTTTTTGGTTTGGTGTATAAGCTGAATGTTTCTGGGTAGTATAGAAAAATTAGATTATGTTGTTGGATATTCTATTCTATCGTGAACTATATAATTGACAtgtaaaatttcatttcatatctccACTGTAGGACATATAGTGTTTTCACATAAAATAAACGAATACAAAGGTTGAAAGAAGAGCTGTAGCACAATCACAATctttaaattcttaaaaacacATCAAGAGACCAAATAATGCATACAGCAGATAACTAAATAATCACACCGTAAGTGATCATTGAATTGAAAGCATTAAATTGCTCCTTCAACAAAAATACCAGTGTATCCCGGTTCATAAcatcaaatattatttatccATAATTTCAGAAAGTGTTAACAAGAATCCCAACTTCAAACAGTACTATGAAtactaacaaaaattaaactGCTAAGCATATCAGTTAGtatgaatcaaaacaaaaaacatatctGCAGTTTAACTAGACATACCAAATACAAGAAATGAACAGAAACCACTTCAGAGCATGACcatttttgttgaatatttCCAAAAACTtgcatgaaattaaaaaacaaacttcCATTTGAGGtaggaaaaatcattttttctcaACAGCATTTGCACTTGTACTGGCACTGGCACTAGCCTCTGGATTTTCTAACCCGAAACGACGTTTGAACTTGGCAATCTGTCCCAAACTCTCAGCCATTTGACGCTTAGCACGAAAGTGATAGACTTTACCAACAGGGTGAATCTTTGTCATCATGACATGCAACAACCGACCCGATTGAGTAACATATGATATCCATTGCTTCTGTGGGTGTACTCCTTTCTTCATTTCCTACCAATTTTAAACCCCATTACCAcacaaacatttcatcaaacacttgagtAGGCAAAGCcaaaaatatgtaaattcacaTTAGATTGAAAACCCAAAACTAAAAAACCCAGATTTATGATTAACAGAAGAAAAATTTGTAAACTTACTGGTAGCAATGTAGGGTTCAGAGCAAAGAGATTCAATTCAACTACTGAGCTTCGAGGAATCACGCTGCTTCTGAAGCTTTTCGTTCAGATTAAACGGCGCCGTGTAACTCGTTTGGGCTTATGTGGATTATTGACATTTATATTTTCGATTGCTATTTGCACACCacttgttttaaaatattttttttgaaatatacttTCAGACTCCAATATTTGTTTCGGATTATGtatgtattttaaaaattaacttttaaaatgtaaaaatgtacctttttttttttaatttcatttatacAAGTCttcactaaaaacaaaatctacTATAATTGTTTATTGTgaatatatatttgtattaatattgtaaccaaaaaaagaataattgtataaatataCTTGCATGGTTACTACGCTATTAGTATCaacttttgttgttttgaaaaCGCAAACTTGAATAGAAGGAACCTGAATTTGATTCGAAGATCGTTTTAGTTCATTGAAAATGGGAAGAGGAAAATTCAAGAGCAAGCCCACTGGTCGCCGCCAGTTTTCTACCCAGGAAGACATTCGTAAGCCCTTCTCCATTTTTTGCTTTCtggcttttctttctttcatgcTAAATCATTcactttttgtttcaaaatttcatttttagttaAATGTgatgtttttcaaaatttgttctAGTAGTATAGTATAATAGAATATTGTGCCTTGTGGATGAAGGTTTTGATAAACAAAAACTTGATTTGcagtttatatatattatcataagtgaaaataacctaaaatcagtttatgaacatgtcataagctgttttcataagttctctcaaacaatctcttaagtgcttatgtcagtagagaagctcaaataagccaatccaaacaaaccctaaagtTAGGAGGCTGCCAGCTTGgaaatttctgaattttttttgtttaaatttagtTCAAATTACTGTTCATCTTGTGTGGAGTTGATTTGTTGAGTTCTGTACCTTTTTTCTCTGTAGCTACAAAAGTTGAAATAAAAGCGAGTTAGGCCCTTAGAGGAACAAgtgaaattatatataatactaTTACTTTTGTGGTGGAGTGGAAAAGCTTACTGCAATATTTTGAGATTGTCATTTTTCTGTATAGATGCATGTGTCATGTTCGTGGGTTTTGAGTAAATATAAGAATAATACTTAAACATCTTGTTTTTGTGATGCAACTTATTAAGAGATgttaatcatttcaaaaatgaattatattgtGAAGAAGTGGCTTGGATGGTCCAAGTGGTACTGAGAAATCAGACAGGGACTGGACATCAGTTATTTAACCAGTTCTAGGAAGTGACCGTTAGAGTTGTCGATAACATATTGGGAAGAACAGTGGTCTACTACACTACAATGGTATAGTGCCGCTATAGCCACTATTTGACATCACGTTATACTACTAATGTATCGCGGAACAATAGGGATTTGTTCTAATTCCGCTACGACATAGTGTTATACTACCACCACTATAGCCGCTGACGACACTGGTGATAGTAGATCGATCCTCTACACATCTTAGTAGGTTTAGCAAAGGGAAATGTGGGGAAATTATCACATCTTAGTATAATGCATGTTTTTTTTCAACCCTgtgattgattttattaagacTATTTCAGTTCAGTGCCTCAATGCTGAGGAAGTTACATATTGGCAATTCAATGTTTGTTGTTCTTATTAATGTAAGGggattaattaaattataatccAATTCTCTAATTTCGAACTTAAAGGACGTAATATTTCTTATTAATGCCATAACCCTTTTGGGCTCTTTTCTTCTCGTAAAGAAAACAAACAGAATAGTGACATTTCTTAATCATAGAAAGAACCACTGGAAACTTATTGTTTCTTTTGACTGTTGCAGTTGCTGGAACCACTAGCCGTCCTCGAACTTTTAGACAGGTTTCCTTCTGCATCCTTTCCTCTTCCCCCTTTTACTCCTCTCCTCAAACATGCATGTGATCACTTACACACAGGATGCTTTTGTTTACATTATCATCTATAGtgacaattaatttttatatggacataataagttgtttttcattttctttacaCGTTTAACTGTATTTTACATGGTCATTCTCTTCACAACCTTAATAGAAAGAAGCTGAGAATGAAGAGGAGCCCGAGGAAGTATCCGGGGATGAATCTGGAGAAGAGTCTGATCAAGAAACTAAAGTTAGTATCTCACAATATTTGCATTTTTTGAGGaaaacaaaactttttatttgtttctatgGTCTGCTTCTATCAATATGAAATTGACTGTCTTGCTGCTACTTAATTTATACAGAAGAAAAAAGGAACTCAAGGGATTATTGAGATTGAAAATCCTAACTTGGTAAAGCCAAAGAACTTGAAAGCTAGAGATGTTAATGTGAGTTCAACTTGCCATTTTTGGTCATTACATAGTCATTTTCATAGGAGTTTGGAAGAATAATGTTATTTTCGTATGGATGCAGGTTGAAAAGACAACCGAACTTTCAAGGCGTGAAAGGTTTGCTACTTTTAGGTTGATTCTTTAAAAGTGGTTTAACAAATACAATCATGCTCTAAAagatgacattttttattttttcaagtgGAAAAGAGCAGAACGTTTTTTCTCATCTTAATTCCTTCTGTTCTCAAATTCCTTCTTGTTTGCAGAGAGGAGATAGAGAAACAGAGAGCTCATGAACGCTATATGAGGCTTCAAGAGCAAGGAAAAACAGATCAATCAAAGAAAGATTTAGGTACTAATTGTCTGTTTTAATTTGCTTCttctacatctttttatttattttttcccgtACGTTTGACATTATCACATACATAAACTATTGATTGAATGGCACAAAGCATAAGCTGCATGAGTTAAACCAAAATTAACATGCTTTGCTTGGAAAAGTTTTCCTTCAATTATTaatgtttaatttctttgttgATGTTGTGCAGAACGATTAGCTCTTATACGTCAGCAAAGGGCAGAAGCTGCTAGAAAGCGAAATGAAGAGAAAGCTGGTAAGTCTAAAATACTGTTTGTGCTGCTTGTTCTATTCAGACATTCAAAAGCATGAAActgatttttaaataaatatgtttcaGCCAAAGAGCAGAAGAAGGCTGAAATGGCTGAAACACGCAAGTGAATGTTGTGTGGCCTAATCTTACTCCAATTAGTAGGATGAAAATATATACTTTCACTACTTAAATATTTTGTCCATTAACTTTATAATGGATCTTATTGTGTTACCATACCAAGTTGGTAATATGTAATGCAATTATTCCACCATAATGTGGCTTGAAATCTTATTAAATAAACACTTTTCTTCACATCGAAGCTGGGAACAGTTGATTGTTTTTTCTCTCCTGGATACCCTCTATTTAGCACTTCAATTCTTTTAGGAAAGTAGGGGtattctaatttctaaaattgcattccCATATTCTTTTTTCAGCACTAATAGTTTTGGCCCTATCGGGATTTGGGAGTAGTATATCTGCCTAACTTTTCCATGTGCTTGTTGCTATTTGCTATTTGCTGTTTTTACAAGTAGCTTCCCTATGGTCATTTTCTGCTTTTTCCCTCCTTGTGTAACCAGTGATGAACACATAATATTACAGGTCTTGCATTGCATTCTAAGTGTTTTTTTAATGGTCAATGTTAGTAATTAATTGTTAGATTAGTTTTTTCTCCTTCAGCCGGGTTTGAACCTAGGACCTCTAACTCATCCCTTATCTCAAACCAGATGAACCCCCCACATTCTAAGTGTTTCTGATTTACCTTACAAAATGACAGCgagataaagttgtcaaatATAAGATGGAGGAAAAGtacatgaaataaataaatgttaggGTGGGATGTGCTATAGAAAATTACATCTCGAGTAAATGAACAACTATAGGATTTGTATTGTTGTATGGAATCAAAGATGGATGATAAGCTAGCGACAAAGTAAATCGAGTGTTGCTGAGATTGTAATGTTACATACATggaatgaatgattatacaaTATGAGATTAGAAATAGAATCATAACTCATAAGAACATATTAAGATATTTTTTGTTGTAGCATGTGCAAAGAATACAGGTGTAGAAGCATCAGTAAGGAAAGTCGATTACATGAGAATAGTTTAAAAGTTTGATTACATTGACATCTGAACAGTCTCATACCCTAAAACGTTTGTCTGATATAGTATCCAACATCTAATCGATGTTTTTAATATAAGCAGTCATCAAATGATTGTAAATCAACTTAAGGGGCATCTATCTATATAGGCCCTAATCTAGTGCCTTGGTGGTTAAGGTATAGAGTGCATAAGCTGTGCTCAAGCTATAACTAACACACTATGGATCCTAAACCTGCTCTCAAAGCCTTGAGTGAAAGTTTTCAGTGACAGTAATCATATGCTTCATGCCTTCACTTCACAAAGCGCATGGAGTTGGATCACTTCTTCATGTGTGAATTTGTCCATGTTCCCCTCTTAGTTAACCATGCCTCTATCACCAATCAAATATATTCATCTCAAAAACAAGCTCAATGTGCTAAGATAGCTAATAGCTCTCTTCATTTCCTCACCCACCTTGAACTTGTGGGGGTGTACAAACTACAAAAGTATGCTTCTTATGATTTAGTTATGTTAGATGTTAGTTACTGCAAACTATTGTAGCAGTCTATGTAACTGCTTTGGTTATTTTGGTTTTTCTCTTCTATATATTTAGTGTCACATATATTCTGTTTGCCATGATTCAGATTAATTAGGATTAGAGAAAGCTGATTTAACATTTCCTCTAAGAAAATTTTAACATGATCGAAACTGAAATTCACTTATTTTTTATGGATCAAACACATATTTAatcctttttttaaatatcaagtATTATTAATCGTATTATGTATCTTCATTTCTGCTCAAACAAGCTGCAAAGatcttttgtaacaaaaaaaatatacattgtaaccaaaaaatgtaaaaattaattttaagaaatttcATGAAATGGttctttcacaaaaaaaaaaaaaaaaaaaaaaaaatctaaatgatGTGTTTAAGAACGTGTCTATTTATCACAAAAGTAGTATATCTTTTAGACCATTTCCAATCAACACGGAAAGTGTCTGATTGATATCTTAATCGCAACTACACACACAAGTAGCCTTGTAAAGGTTTGGGATTTTTCAGAAATATTAGTAGGTTTGACCTCATCGTTTTGCCGTcattttttgaacaagaattGGTACCACCACAATCAGTGTCACACCCGCAATCAAAGTTAAAAAATGGCCACTTGGATTAGTGTTCACATAACAACTAAAGATATACATCCAACCCTCTGAAGCctcgatacttcaaaatggatgacgtatcgTATTCCCTGCGTATTCTGCACCGATACCTGCttgatacttcccgatacgtatcaggagagtatgcaaagattaaattttattttttaaaaaactaattatccgatacttcccgatacgtccGATAATTATCCTACACTGATACCTGCCCCAATACTTCCcaattaatgttaactaaaataacttaactcttgagaatagtgcttcttttttggatcgatatagtataacactaacaatgtttcttttggatatagtatagcacttATGGGGctctttttgggatatattatgtatgtaattgactaatcatcactctcttagtcgtcaatattatttatatttatgttgatgtgctacGAACCTATGActgatttcttttgtttgttaatatattggcttaattacacttttggtccttgcattttgacctactcacgaaattggtcatacctcttttaaatcgaacaaaatcgtccctaaactatatgttttttgcagttttagtcctatctc
Proteins encoded in this window:
- the LOC11441279 gene encoding 28 kDa heat- and acid-stable phosphoprotein; protein product: MGRGKFKSKPTGRRQFSTQEDILAGTTSRPRTFRQKEAENEEEPEEVSGDESGEESDQETKKKKGTQGIIEIENPNLVKPKNLKARDVNVEKTTELSRREREEIEKQRAHERYMRLQEQGKTDQSKKDLERLALIRQQRAEAARKRNEEKAAKEQKKAEMAETRK
- the LOC11438842 gene encoding leucine-rich repeat receptor protein kinase HPCA1; translation: MEQQHKVFPLLLLLVFQVLFVASQTDSGDFTALSSLIQSWKNKPLNWVGSDPCGSDWDGIRCSNSRITELKLPSLKLEGQLSSAIQSLSELETLDISYNAGMTGIIPREIGNLKNLNSLALSGCGFSGPIPDSIGSLKNLTFLALNSNKLTGNIPRSLGNLANLDWLDLDKNQLAGPIPVSNDKGQPGLDMLLKAQHIDLGNNKLLGPIPTKLFNSSMHLKHVLFDHNQLTGGIPSTLSLVSTVEVVYLSHNELEGSLPDLTGLNSLTVVDLSDNYFNSSIIPSWVSSPSLPDLTTVILKDNKLSGTLNLSSGYRSSLQLIDLQNNGITDLVMGNQKLNFDLRLAQNRICLENGVSEESYCKVPQTIPPYSTPSNGCSPPSCSNDQIASPNCKCAFPYSGNLSSRAFSFSNYSNTSYYKEIEQTLIDAFQKQNIPVDSVSLSNPINVSSTDNFQLTLNVFPSQTDRFNTTGVSTAAFVLSNQLYKPPEFFSPYVFIGFTYGYY